A genome region from Oenanthe melanoleuca isolate GR-GAL-2019-014 chromosome 2, OMel1.0, whole genome shotgun sequence includes the following:
- the OPRK1 gene encoding kappa-type opioid receptor isoform X1 has product MDAPIEIFREQPGSTCPPGPCRPASSSSSSSWLPAWADYDSNATGLLGDGQHNHTSISPAIPIIITAVYSVVFVVGLVGNSLVMFVIIRYTKMKTATNIYIFNLAMADALVTTTMPFQSTEYLMNSWPFGDVLCKIVISIDYYNMFTSIFTLTMMSVDRYIAVCHPVKALDFRTPLKAKIINICIWLLSSSVGISAIVLGGTKVREDTASTECSLQFPDRDYVWWDIFMKICVFVFAFVIPVLIIIVCYTLMILRLKSVRLLSGSREKDRNLRRITRLVLVVVAVFIICWTPIHIFVLVEALGDVSHSTAAISSYYFCIALGYTNSSLNPILYAFLDENFKRCFKDFCFPFKVRMDRQSTSRVRNTVQDPAYMREAGGTNKPV; this is encoded by the exons ATGGATGCCCCCATAGAGATTTTCCGTGAGCAGCCAGGCTCCACCTGCCCTCCAGGGCCCTGCCGAcccgccagcagcagcagcagcagcagctggctcccagcctgggcagacTATGACAGCAACGCCACTGGGCTCCTTGGGGACGGCCAGCACAACCACACCAGCATCTCCCCCGCCATCCCCATCATCATCACTGCTGTCTACTCCGTGGTCTTCGTGGTCGGCTTGGTGGGGAACTCCCTGGTCATGTTTGTCATCATAAG GTACACCAAGATGAAGACAGCGACCAACATCTACATCTTCAACCTGGCTATGGCAGATGCTCTTGTTACCACCACCATGCCCTTCCAGAGCACAGAGTACCTGATGAACTCCTGGCCCTTTGGGGATGTGCTGTGTAAAATTGTGATTTCTATTGACTACTATAACATGTTTACCAGCATTTTCACCCTCACTATGATGAGTGTTGATCGATACATTGCTGTGTGTCACCCTGTGAAGGCTCTGGATTTTCGCACAcctctgaaagcaaaaataatcaaCATCTGTATCTGGCTGCTGTCCTCCTCTGTTGGTATATCAGCAATAGTTCTTGGAGGAACCAAAGTCAGGGAAG ATACTGCTAGCACTGAATGCTCCTTGCAGTTTCCAGACAGAGATTATGTGTGGTGGGACATCTTCATGAAAATCTGTGTCTTTGTCTTTGCATTTGTGATTCCAGTTCTCATTATCATAGTTTGCTACACTCTGATGATTCTGCGCCTGAAGAGCGTGCGGCTCCTCTCCGGGTCTCGGGAAAAAGATCGAAACCTGCGTCGCATCACCAGGTTGGTTCTGGTGGTTGTGGCAGTTTTTATCATCTGCTGGACTCCTATTCACATTTTTGTGCTGGTGGAGGCCTTAGGGGACGTGTCCCACAGTACTGCTGCCATATCCAGCTATTACTTCTGCATTGCTCTGGGTTACACCAACAGCAGCCTCAATCCAATCCTTTACGCGTTTTTGGATGAAAACTTCAAGAGATGCTTCAAGGACTTCTGCTTCCCCTTCAAGGTGAGGATGGACAGGCAGAGCACCAGCAGAGTCAGAAACACTGTGCAAGACCCAGCTTACATGAGGGAAGCAGGTGGGACGAACAAACCTGTATGA
- the OPRK1 gene encoding kappa-type opioid receptor isoform X2 — MFVIIRYTKMKTATNIYIFNLAMADALVTTTMPFQSTEYLMNSWPFGDVLCKIVISIDYYNMFTSIFTLTMMSVDRYIAVCHPVKALDFRTPLKAKIINICIWLLSSSVGISAIVLGGTKVREDTASTECSLQFPDRDYVWWDIFMKICVFVFAFVIPVLIIIVCYTLMILRLKSVRLLSGSREKDRNLRRITRLVLVVVAVFIICWTPIHIFVLVEALGDVSHSTAAISSYYFCIALGYTNSSLNPILYAFLDENFKRCFKDFCFPFKVRMDRQSTSRVRNTVQDPAYMREAGGTNKPV, encoded by the exons ATGTTTGTCATCATAAG GTACACCAAGATGAAGACAGCGACCAACATCTACATCTTCAACCTGGCTATGGCAGATGCTCTTGTTACCACCACCATGCCCTTCCAGAGCACAGAGTACCTGATGAACTCCTGGCCCTTTGGGGATGTGCTGTGTAAAATTGTGATTTCTATTGACTACTATAACATGTTTACCAGCATTTTCACCCTCACTATGATGAGTGTTGATCGATACATTGCTGTGTGTCACCCTGTGAAGGCTCTGGATTTTCGCACAcctctgaaagcaaaaataatcaaCATCTGTATCTGGCTGCTGTCCTCCTCTGTTGGTATATCAGCAATAGTTCTTGGAGGAACCAAAGTCAGGGAAG ATACTGCTAGCACTGAATGCTCCTTGCAGTTTCCAGACAGAGATTATGTGTGGTGGGACATCTTCATGAAAATCTGTGTCTTTGTCTTTGCATTTGTGATTCCAGTTCTCATTATCATAGTTTGCTACACTCTGATGATTCTGCGCCTGAAGAGCGTGCGGCTCCTCTCCGGGTCTCGGGAAAAAGATCGAAACCTGCGTCGCATCACCAGGTTGGTTCTGGTGGTTGTGGCAGTTTTTATCATCTGCTGGACTCCTATTCACATTTTTGTGCTGGTGGAGGCCTTAGGGGACGTGTCCCACAGTACTGCTGCCATATCCAGCTATTACTTCTGCATTGCTCTGGGTTACACCAACAGCAGCCTCAATCCAATCCTTTACGCGTTTTTGGATGAAAACTTCAAGAGATGCTTCAAGGACTTCTGCTTCCCCTTCAAGGTGAGGATGGACAGGCAGAGCACCAGCAGAGTCAGAAACACTGTGCAAGACCCAGCTTACATGAGGGAAGCAGGTGGGACGAACAAACCTGTATGA